The proteins below are encoded in one region of Bremerella sp. P1:
- the queF gene encoding preQ(1) synthase — MSEENRGLLETFENQHPNRDYEIEISVPEFTSVCPKTGQPDFGTIHITYIPETLCVELKSLKMYMQAYRNQGIFYENVTNVILNDLVECLKPRWMQVRAEFTPRGGISSTITVEHYSETPPDELTVI; from the coding sequence GTGTCAGAAGAGAATCGCGGACTTCTCGAAACCTTCGAGAATCAGCACCCCAACCGAGATTACGAGATCGAAATCAGTGTGCCTGAGTTCACTTCGGTCTGTCCGAAAACCGGCCAGCCTGACTTCGGCACGATTCATATCACGTACATTCCCGAAACGCTGTGCGTGGAACTGAAGAGCCTGAAGATGTACATGCAGGCCTACCGCAATCAGGGCATCTTCTACGAAAACGTGACCAACGTCATCCTGAATGATTTGGTCGAATGCCTGAAGCCGCGCTGGATGCAGGTCCGAGCCGAGTTCACGCCCCGCGGCGGCATCAGTTCGACGATCACCGTCGAGCACTACAGCGAAACCCCACCAGATGAACTGACGGTGATCTAA